In Plectropomus leopardus isolate mb unplaced genomic scaffold, YSFRI_Pleo_2.0 unplaced_scaffold427, whole genome shotgun sequence, the sequence CTTTCAGTGAGACGCTGTTGTAACACCTGCTGATCGCACTTGTCCTCACGGACATTGGtggagacacacaaacagacagacagacgagtTCTTTTAcgataaaataaactttattaatcTCTGTGATCTTTGACACTAAACATCATTTTCTGCAcaaagtgtttgttgttgttgtcgttgttgacATGGTGTCCATAAACAGTTTGTCAAACACTCTACCCGTCCTCCAATGCCTCATCACCTGTCCATCACACTGAGGGTCACACAGACCTGTGGTCCAATCAGGGCGCAGTGGCTCTGCTGCATCACTTGTTGCTGGGCTGCGCTGCGAAGTAGAGCGCCATCAGGCAGTAGAGAGCCCCGCCCACCGTCAGTCCCATGGTGGTCCGGTACAAAAGACGGTCCATCAGCCCCTTCTTCAGGTGGATCGGCACGCCATCCGTCCTCTggggacagacacagagagagacgagTCACCTGTAGAGGTCACCTGATGAAGTCACCATCCAGGTCACCTGATGAAGTCACCTAATGATGTCAGTTACCTGGAAGAGTTTCTGCAGGTCCGGGACTTTGTTGGCTCCCAGGTACTCCACCTGACTTCCTGTTT encodes:
- the LOC121939180 gene encoding cytochrome c oxidase subunit 7A-related protein, mitochondrial-like encodes the protein GLRPGVPPVSPPVIFASPTKLVSETGSQVEYLGANKVPDLQKLFQRTDGVPIHLKKGLMDRLLYRTTMGLTVGGALYCLMALYFAAQPSNK